The Paenibacillus sp. RUD330 genome has a segment encoding these proteins:
- the fni gene encoding type 2 isopentenyl-diphosphate Delta-isomerase — translation MSSSRYQDTSGGGTEQRKAEHIRICLEEQVQGTGAGNGLDRYRFLHNALPELDWASISLDTDWLGIPMKAPLLVSSMTGGTDAAGRINRGLAEAAEERGWAIGLGSMRAVWEKPELADSFRIRKEAPSVPIIANVGAVQLNYGLDADACRRLVDAAEADALVLHLNSLQEVFQPEGDTSFSGLLAKIEALCRNAGVPVGVKEVGWGIDPDTAVRLAEAGASFIDAAGAGGTSWSQVEKFRSRSPLRAQAAEAFADWGIPTAESVLGIRRRLPGLKLIASGGLANGVEAAKALALGADLAGYGRALLPGAASGADAAEAIAGQMERIEFELRTAMFGIGAGDLAQLRGHERLKPVHP, via the coding sequence ATGAGCAGCTCACGATATCAGGATACTTCCGGCGGCGGGACGGAGCAGCGCAAGGCGGAGCATATCCGCATCTGTCTCGAGGAGCAGGTGCAGGGAACGGGAGCCGGCAACGGACTGGATCGTTACCGCTTCCTTCACAACGCCTTGCCCGAGCTGGACTGGGCGAGCATTTCGCTGGATACGGACTGGCTGGGCATCCCCATGAAGGCGCCGCTGCTCGTGAGCTCGATGACGGGCGGGACGGACGCTGCGGGCCGGATCAACCGGGGCCTAGCCGAAGCGGCCGAGGAGCGCGGCTGGGCGATCGGGCTGGGCTCGATGAGAGCCGTTTGGGAAAAGCCGGAGCTGGCCGATTCGTTCCGGATCCGCAAGGAGGCGCCAAGCGTTCCGATCATCGCGAATGTCGGAGCGGTGCAGCTCAATTACGGCCTCGATGCCGATGCCTGCCGCAGGCTGGTCGACGCCGCGGAGGCGGATGCTCTCGTGCTTCATCTCAATTCCTTGCAGGAAGTGTTCCAGCCGGAGGGCGACACCTCCTTCTCGGGCTTGCTGGCCAAGATCGAGGCGCTCTGCCGGAATGCGGGCGTCCCGGTCGGCGTGAAGGAGGTCGGCTGGGGCATCGATCCGGACACCGCCGTCCGCCTGGCGGAAGCCGGCGCCTCATTCATCGACGCCGCCGGCGCCGGAGGCACTTCCTGGAGCCAGGTGGAGAAGTTCCGCTCGCGCAGTCCTCTCCGCGCCCAGGCGGCCGAGGCTTTCGCCGATTGGGGCATTCCGACGGCCGAGTCCGTCCTCGGAATCCGCCGCCGGCTGCCCGGCCTGAAGCTCATCGCTTCAGGCGGATTGGCCAATGGAGTCGAAGCGGCCAAGGCGCTCGCGCTTGGAGCCGATCTTGCGGGCTACGGCCGGGCGCTCCTGCCGGGAGCCGCGAGCGGAGCGGACGCGGCGGAGGCCATCGCCGGCCAGATGGAGCGGATCGAATTCGAGCTGCGGACGGCGATGTTCGGCATCGGAGCCGGCGATCTCGCGCAGCTCCGCGGCCATGAACGGCTGAAGCCTGTCCATCCCTGA
- a CDS encoding MBL fold metallo-hydrolase, which translates to MRGQLGLEDGLLPAGKGMAGLPGIIRAGREHAASSEESVADSVSGTAKGTPDQGGERLEREEGGKPAAGKAAEHGAEREAAVAERLDNGWFRVKVPLPYSLRYVNSYLVPETDGSWTLIDPGLHTAECRDIWLQELDRLGIRIRDIGRILLTHQHPDHYGLAGWFQQQAGCPVLMTAEAGRYARRLWGSGSGFAAELTGWFRNHGMPEELLDQLGPHLASFRERVEPQPRLTDLEPGSRLDMGGESWEIIDAPGHAGGGVCLYSAASLTLIAGDQVLPRITPNISLIPGTEEDPDPLASYLDSLRGLSGLETKRVLPGHRDPFADAGRRAMEIIAHHERRLEHLRRLLAEGPASAFDLCEREFGTHLRHNIHNLRFAMSETLAHLAWLARRGEAAVSGPDGGPWMYASA; encoded by the coding sequence ATGAGGGGACAACTAGGGCTCGAGGACGGACTCCTCCCGGCTGGAAAAGGCATGGCCGGCTTGCCGGGCATCATCCGAGCCGGCCGGGAGCATGCGGCGTCGAGCGAAGAAAGCGTGGCTGATAGCGTGAGTGGAACGGCAAAGGGAACACCCGATCAAGGCGGAGAGAGGCTGGAACGGGAGGAGGGAGGCAAGCCGGCAGCCGGAAAGGCGGCGGAACACGGAGCGGAACGCGAGGCGGCGGTGGCGGAACGGCTTGATAACGGCTGGTTCCGGGTGAAAGTGCCGCTGCCCTATTCGCTGCGCTATGTGAACAGCTATCTCGTTCCCGAGACGGACGGCAGCTGGACGCTGATCGATCCGGGTCTCCATACGGCAGAATGCCGGGACATCTGGCTGCAGGAGCTGGACCGCCTCGGAATCCGCATCCGCGACATCGGCCGCATTCTGCTGACCCACCAGCATCCCGACCATTACGGCCTGGCCGGCTGGTTCCAGCAGCAGGCGGGCTGCCCGGTGCTGATGACGGCCGAGGCGGGACGGTATGCCCGCAGGCTGTGGGGAAGCGGCAGCGGCTTTGCGGCCGAATTGACCGGCTGGTTCCGGAATCACGGCATGCCGGAGGAGCTGCTGGACCAGCTCGGCCCGCATCTGGCGTCTTTTCGCGAACGGGTGGAGCCGCAGCCGCGGCTCACGGATCTGGAGCCGGGAAGCCGGCTGGATATGGGCGGGGAGAGCTGGGAGATCATCGACGCGCCGGGACATGCCGGCGGCGGAGTATGCCTGTACAGCGCCGCCAGCTTGACGCTGATCGCCGGGGATCAGGTGCTGCCGCGCATCACGCCGAATATCAGCCTGATTCCCGGCACGGAGGAGGATCCCGATCCGCTTGCTTCCTATCTGGACAGTCTCCGAGGGCTGTCGGGCCTCGAGACGAAGCGGGTGCTGCCGGGCCATCGCGACCCGTTCGCGGATGCCGGCCGCCGGGCCATGGAGATCATAGCCCACCACGAGCGGCGTCTGGAGCATCTGCGCCGCTTGCTGGCGGAAGGGCCGGCCAGCGCGTTCGACCTGTGCGAGCGGGAATTCGGAACCCATCTCCGGCATAACATCCATAACCTGCGCTTCGCGATGTCCGAGACGCTCGCGCATCTGGCCTGGCTGGCGAGGCGCGGCGAAGCAGCCGTTTCCGGTCCGGACGGCGGACCGTGGATGTATGCTTCAGCTTGA
- a CDS encoding spore germination protein encodes MLQRINELFATSNDVKTHRISNGSLILEVAYIATLVEENKLYDAIFVPFSRELKPFADVVRSDPSFKPVEDPAIWTDLMLRGYVLLKVEQSYFCYFAAKVIRNTSPQTSVESSIEGPQIALSEDLSDSANIIRARYATPDLQVEEYTVGYLSKTQVLMMFDQRKADPKVLSLARAKLRGIQTDILSATGELAKALNDNRKRLFPMELITERVDRVSRGLANGKVIIMMQGSMFAIILPITFFDLMVATEDRYENYWMSILLLSLRFCALLLTTTLPALYIAIVSYNPELFRVQLAFSIAGSRAAVPYPSFVEVFIMLFMIEMLVEASVRLPKYIGSTATTVGGLILGQAAQQAGLVSSIMIIVTSVMAISNFVIPVYSLSLSVRFIKYPLILLAIFFGLPGVACGLFYFVIYLCSQRSFGRPYFRLILPGDLKHADIGEAKHE; translated from the coding sequence GTGCTGCAGCGGATCAACGAGCTGTTCGCTACATCCAACGATGTGAAGACGCATCGGATCAGCAACGGCTCGCTCATACTCGAGGTCGCGTACATCGCTACCCTCGTCGAAGAAAACAAGCTGTACGACGCCATTTTCGTCCCGTTCTCCAGAGAGCTGAAGCCGTTCGCCGACGTCGTGAGGAGCGACCCGTCCTTCAAGCCGGTGGAGGATCCCGCCATCTGGACCGACCTAATGCTGAGAGGATATGTGCTTCTTAAGGTCGAGCAGAGCTACTTCTGCTATTTCGCAGCCAAGGTCATCCGCAACACCTCGCCGCAAACGAGCGTGGAGAGCTCCATCGAAGGGCCGCAAATCGCGCTGAGCGAGGATCTATCGGATTCGGCCAACATCATCCGCGCCCGCTACGCCACCCCGGATCTCCAGGTGGAGGAATATACGGTCGGTTATTTGTCCAAAACCCAAGTCCTCATGATGTTCGATCAGCGCAAGGCCGACCCCAAGGTGCTGAGCCTCGCCCGGGCCAAGCTGCGCGGCATCCAGACCGATATCCTGAGCGCTACCGGAGAGCTGGCCAAGGCGCTGAACGACAACCGCAAGCGGCTCTTTCCGATGGAGCTCATCACCGAAAGGGTCGACCGCGTATCCCGGGGGCTGGCCAACGGCAAAGTCATCATCATGATGCAGGGAAGCATGTTCGCCATCATCCTGCCCATCACGTTTTTCGACCTCATGGTCGCCACGGAAGACCGGTACGAGAATTACTGGATGTCGATCCTGCTTCTGTCGCTCCGTTTCTGCGCTCTGCTGCTCACGACGACGCTGCCGGCCCTTTATATCGCCATCGTCTCCTACAACCCGGAGCTGTTCCGGGTGCAGCTCGCCTTCTCCATCGCGGGCAGCCGGGCGGCCGTCCCGTATCCTTCCTTCGTGGAAGTGTTCATCATGCTCTTCATGATCGAGATGCTCGTGGAAGCGAGCGTCAGGCTGCCCAAATACATCGGCTCCACCGCTACGACAGTCGGCGGCCTCATTCTCGGCCAGGCCGCCCAGCAGGCGGGCCTGGTCAGCAGCATCATGATCATCGTCACATCCGTGATGGCCATATCCAATTTCGTCATACCGGTCTATTCCCTCTCGCTGTCGGTCCGTTTCATCAAATACCCGCTCATCCTGCTCGCCATCTTCTTCGGGCTGCCTGGCGTCGCCTGCGGGCTCTTCTACTTCGTCATCTACTTATGCAGCCAGCGAAGCTTCGGCAGGCCCTATTTCCGGCTGATCCTTCCCGGGGATCTGAAGCATGCCGACATCGGGGAGGCGAAACACGAATGA
- a CDS encoding sugar kinase, producing the protein MDNRTPELLTFGESMALFMPAEQRSLEHASTLEIAFGGAESNTAIGVARLGCSVGWFGALGDDPFGRRIRKALRGEGVDVSRAALSKEAPTGMMFREEEAGRLAVHYSRKGSAASRMLPDHLDGAYIGGARLLHVTGITMALSAEARETVFRAMEIAAGAGVKISFDPNLRLKLWSVDEARDSILRAAAMADYFLPGWDELKLLYDTEDEALILSRLAELKAVTVIKGKDGASLLMENGAAEAIPFYPADKVVDTVGAGDGFGAGFLAGLLKGMSAREAARIASICGALVVQGRGDWEALPSWAAVQQRLDNSVWVER; encoded by the coding sequence ATGGATAACAGAACTCCGGAGCTGCTTACGTTCGGAGAGAGCATGGCGCTGTTCATGCCTGCCGAGCAGCGCTCGCTGGAGCATGCTTCTACGCTCGAGATCGCCTTCGGAGGCGCCGAGAGCAATACGGCGATCGGGGTTGCTCGGCTCGGCTGCAGCGTCGGATGGTTCGGCGCCCTCGGCGACGATCCGTTCGGGCGGAGAATCCGGAAGGCGCTGCGGGGCGAAGGCGTCGATGTGTCGAGGGCGGCCCTCAGCAAGGAGGCTCCGACGGGAATGATGTTCCGCGAGGAAGAGGCCGGACGGCTCGCCGTCCACTATTCCCGCAAAGGCTCCGCGGCGAGCAGGATGCTGCCGGATCATTTGGATGGCGCTTACATCGGGGGAGCCCGGCTGCTGCATGTGACGGGCATCACGATGGCGCTGTCGGCCGAAGCCCGCGAGACCGTGTTCCGCGCGATGGAAATCGCAGCCGGGGCGGGAGTCAAGATCAGCTTCGATCCGAATCTCCGCCTGAAGCTATGGTCGGTGGACGAAGCGCGGGACAGCATCCTGCGGGCGGCGGCGATGGCGGATTATTTCCTCCCGGGCTGGGACGAGCTCAAGCTTCTCTACGATACGGAGGACGAGGCCCTCATCCTGTCGCGCCTGGCCGAGCTGAAGGCGGTCACGGTCATCAAAGGCAAGGACGGCGCTTCGCTTCTCATGGAGAACGGAGCCGCGGAGGCGATTCCTTTTTACCCGGCGGACAAGGTCGTCGACACGGTCGGAGCCGGAGACGGCTTCGGCGCGGGCTTCCTCGCCGGTCTGCTGAAGGGCATGAGCGCCCGCGAAGCGGCGAGGATCGCCAGCATTTGCGGCGCTCTTGTCGTGCAAGGAAGAGGAGACTGGGAAGCGCTGCCGAGCTGGGCAGCAGTCCAGCAGCGGCTGGATAATTCGGTATGGGTGGAGCGTTGA
- the nagB gene encoding glucosamine-6-phosphate deaminase, which yields MEIRVFQDNQELDAAAASLIAELVAAKPNAVLGLATGSTPVGIYRSLVDTAARSGISFKSVSTYNLDEYVGLTPDNEQSYAYYMNQHLFSKIDIPLNRTFLPDGMSGDLEAHCAAYDVMLEQAGIDLQLLGLGHNGHIGFNEPDRQLSAGTHVVTLDEATREANARFFASIDEVPRQAVTMGVGSILKAYRILLVVRGADKAEIVKRALTGPITTDCPASLLQTHARVTVLLDREAASLLATGGTEGCSTFASAM from the coding sequence ATGGAAATTCGCGTGTTTCAAGATAACCAAGAGCTGGATGCCGCTGCAGCCTCGCTCATTGCGGAGCTCGTCGCCGCCAAGCCGAATGCCGTTCTCGGCCTTGCCACGGGCTCGACGCCGGTAGGCATCTACAGGAGCCTTGTCGATACGGCCGCCCGCTCCGGAATCTCCTTCAAGTCGGTCTCGACCTATAATCTTGACGAGTATGTGGGATTGACGCCGGACAACGAGCAGAGCTACGCTTATTACATGAACCAGCATCTGTTCTCCAAGATCGACATTCCGCTCAACCGGACCTTCCTGCCCGACGGCATGTCGGGCGATCTGGAAGCCCACTGCGCCGCATACGACGTCATGCTTGAGCAGGCGGGCATCGACCTGCAGCTGCTCGGACTGGGGCATAACGGCCATATCGGCTTCAACGAGCCGGACAGACAGCTCAGCGCCGGCACCCATGTCGTGACGCTGGACGAAGCGACCCGCGAAGCCAACGCGCGCTTTTTCGCCTCCATCGACGAGGTGCCCCGGCAAGCGGTGACGATGGGCGTCGGCTCCATTCTGAAAGCCTATCGCATCCTGCTCGTCGTGCGCGGCGCGGACAAGGCCGAGATCGTGAAGCGGGCGCTCACCGGCCCGATCACGACCGATTGCCCCGCTTCCCTGCTGCAGACCCATGCAAGGGTGACGGTACTGCTCGATCGGGAGGCAGCAAGCTTGCTGGCAACAGGAGGGACTGAAGGATGCAGCACTTTCGCGTCAGCCATGTAA
- the nagA gene encoding N-acetylglucosamine-6-phosphate deacetylase encodes MQHFRVSHVNIAVGDDSLYGSVTVKNGRIAAIEPDGQAGGSDIPSIDGRGGWLLPGFIDLHVHGGYGADFMDATRKSFDTITKFHASHGTTTLLATTMTASEEHISRVLEAADEYRSAPMPHARIGGVHLEGPFLSPKWMGAQNPEFRVDPRLEWLQQWNAAYPGLIKQLSLAPELAGSIELIAWLSEHGIIAAAAHTDATYDQVEAAADVGLRSAVHAFNASRGLHHREPGTVGAILTDDRIHAELIADGHHVHPAAMRLLARAKPADKLSLITDAISAAGLSDGQYELGGQPVTMKDGICRLTGAGNLAGSTLTMAGALRLFKEASGWSVPMVSRLCSGNPAALLGLSAQTGSIAEGKWADLVLLDGSLDVAATWVGGEAVYER; translated from the coding sequence ATGCAGCACTTTCGCGTCAGCCATGTAAATATCGCCGTCGGCGATGATTCGCTATACGGCTCCGTCACCGTCAAGAACGGCCGCATCGCGGCCATCGAGCCGGACGGGCAAGCCGGCGGCAGTGATATCCCGAGTATCGACGGCCGCGGGGGCTGGCTGCTCCCGGGCTTCATCGATCTGCATGTCCACGGCGGCTACGGAGCCGATTTCATGGACGCCACCCGAAAATCTTTCGACACGATCACGAAGTTCCACGCCTCGCATGGAACGACGACGCTTCTCGCCACGACGATGACGGCTTCGGAGGAGCACATCTCCCGCGTCCTCGAAGCGGCCGACGAATACCGCAGCGCCCCGATGCCGCATGCGCGCATCGGCGGGGTGCATCTGGAGGGGCCGTTCCTCAGCCCCAAATGGATGGGCGCCCAAAACCCCGAATTCCGCGTCGATCCCCGCCTCGAATGGCTGCAGCAATGGAACGCTGCTTATCCGGGGCTGATCAAGCAGCTGTCGCTCGCTCCGGAGCTGGCCGGCTCCATCGAATTGATCGCCTGGCTGTCGGAGCATGGCATCATCGCCGCCGCCGCCCATACGGATGCCACCTATGACCAGGTGGAAGCGGCCGCGGACGTCGGCCTCCGCAGCGCGGTCCATGCGTTCAACGCGAGCCGGGGCCTCCACCACCGCGAGCCCGGCACGGTCGGAGCCATCCTGACGGACGACCGCATCCATGCGGAGCTCATCGCGGACGGCCATCACGTGCATCCGGCCGCGATGCGGCTGCTCGCCCGCGCCAAGCCGGCTGACAAGCTCTCGCTCATTACGGATGCGATCTCGGCTGCCGGCCTCTCCGACGGCCAGTATGAGCTCGGCGGCCAGCCGGTGACGATGAAGGACGGCATCTGCCGCCTGACCGGAGCCGGCAATCTGGCCGGCAGCACGCTCACGATGGCCGGCGCGCTCCGCCTGTTCAAGGAAGCCAGCGGCTGGAGCGTGCCGATGGTCAGCCGGCTGTGCAGCGGCAATCCCGCCGCGCTGCTGGGCTTGTCCGCCCAGACCGGCAGCATCGCCGAAGGCAAGTGGGCCGATCTCGTGCTGCTTGACGGGAGCCTCGATGTCGCCGCGACCTGGGTCGGCGGCGAGGCGGTCTACGAGCGCTGA
- a CDS encoding DeoR/GlpR family DNA-binding transcription regulator encodes MTELPNKGERRRDGILTVLKQQGRITISEIVEKFGCSEATARRDLELLERTGPLVRTIGGAMYDGMNPVRDSSFAERQGISLLEKEHIAQEAARHIVEGDVVGLSGGTTNYLIAKLLKTRKGITVVTNAVNIAMELAGSEIQVVVTGGMMRHNSFELCGPLGEGMVSHLNIGKMFIGVDGISENGGITTYSEQEAQIAKALMSRSQITYAVFDQSKVGRTSLFSIAQLKDLEAVITDRHLHGSLADAARRCGVAVYVAGEADEEEEAAEQG; translated from the coding sequence ATGACGGAATTACCGAACAAGGGCGAGCGGCGGCGGGACGGCATTCTGACCGTGCTCAAGCAGCAAGGACGCATAACGATCTCCGAGATCGTAGAGAAGTTCGGCTGCTCCGAGGCGACGGCGCGGCGGGATCTGGAGCTGCTGGAACGCACCGGACCGCTCGTGCGCACGATCGGAGGGGCCATGTACGACGGCATGAATCCCGTCCGGGACAGCTCCTTCGCCGAGCGGCAGGGCATTTCCCTGCTCGAGAAGGAGCATATTGCCCAGGAGGCCGCACGGCATATCGTGGAGGGGGACGTGGTCGGCCTCTCCGGAGGAACGACCAATTATCTCATCGCCAAGCTGCTCAAAACCCGCAAAGGCATCACGGTCGTGACCAATGCGGTCAACATCGCGATGGAGCTTGCAGGAAGCGAGATCCAGGTCGTCGTAACCGGCGGCATGATGCGGCACAACAGCTTCGAGCTGTGCGGTCCGCTCGGAGAAGGCATGGTGTCCCATCTCAACATCGGCAAGATGTTCATCGGCGTCGACGGCATATCGGAAAACGGCGGCATCACGACCTACTCGGAGCAGGAAGCCCAGATCGCCAAGGCGCTGATGAGCCGGTCCCAGATTACCTATGCGGTCTTCGACCAGAGCAAGGTGGGCCGGACATCCTTGTTCTCTATCGCCCAGCTCAAGGATCTGGAGGCGGTCATCACGGACCGCCATCTTCACGGGAGCCTGGCCGACGCGGCCCGGCGCTGCGGCGTCGCGGTCTATGTGGCCGGCGAAGCCGATGAAGAGGAGGAAGCCGCGGAACAAGGCTGA
- a CDS encoding Ger(x)C family spore germination protein translates to MKGSSARKRKMPLRSWLLAAMALLLLPLGGCGFVDIDKRFFVVAVAIDKSGNEQKPYRITLRLSIPNSKIEPGMEKSQVETIEAAEISEGVRRIKALLDKELDLGHCKMFVLGKKLSHDDISETVDWMVRRRDIQGSAYIAMAGSQGYDILKKMPLSERYSGNSLFLTFGGDGSRSSYIRTEHLFDLQRRRTERGMDPYLPVIRTTGNGYEVDRLALLDKNKVRTILTPEETQLFNQLDQQYVNSIIKTKLDGHPIILTVTDISSRYSVSSSGTLKMKVTIAGSIEEAPNNVFNQDWNELQNMFERDVEKDAIALFQKIQKAGVDPFGFGLRYRATHLSSKAFQDWERMYPTLNFEVQAKVKIQGTGLIK, encoded by the coding sequence ATGAAGGGTTCATCGGCAAGAAAGCGGAAAATGCCGCTCCGATCCTGGCTGCTGGCGGCCATGGCGCTGCTCCTGCTGCCGCTCGGCGGCTGCGGCTTCGTCGATATCGACAAGCGTTTTTTTGTCGTCGCCGTCGCGATCGACAAGTCCGGCAACGAGCAGAAGCCTTACCGCATCACGCTCCGCCTGTCCATCCCGAATTCCAAAATCGAGCCCGGCATGGAGAAATCGCAGGTGGAAACGATCGAGGCTGCCGAAATCTCGGAAGGCGTCCGGCGGATCAAGGCTTTGCTGGACAAGGAGCTCGACCTCGGGCACTGCAAAATGTTCGTGCTCGGAAAGAAGCTGAGCCATGACGATATCAGCGAAACGGTGGACTGGATGGTCAGGCGCCGCGATATTCAAGGCTCGGCGTATATCGCCATGGCCGGCAGCCAGGGATACGACATTTTGAAGAAGATGCCCCTGTCCGAAAGGTACTCCGGCAACTCGCTGTTCCTCACCTTCGGAGGGGACGGCAGCCGCTCCTCCTATATCCGGACGGAGCATCTGTTCGATCTGCAGCGCAGAAGGACGGAAAGAGGGATGGATCCCTACCTCCCCGTCATCCGCACGACCGGAAACGGTTACGAGGTCGACCGCCTCGCATTGCTGGACAAGAACAAGGTCCGGACCATCCTCACGCCGGAAGAAACCCAGCTGTTCAACCAGCTGGACCAGCAGTATGTGAACTCCATCATCAAGACCAAACTCGACGGCCATCCCATCATCCTCACCGTGACCGACATCTCCTCGCGATATTCCGTCAGCAGCAGCGGCACGCTGAAGATGAAGGTGACCATAGCCGGCTCGATCGAGGAAGCGCCGAACAACGTGTTCAACCAGGACTGGAACGAGCTGCAGAACATGTTCGAGCGCGACGTCGAGAAGGATGCGATCGCGCTCTTCCAGAAAATCCAGAAGGCGGGCGTCGACCCGTTCGGCTTCGGCCTCCGCTACCGGGCTACCCATCTCAGCTCCAAGGCGTTCCAGGACTGGGAGCGGATGTACCCGACGCTGAATTTCGAAGTCCAGGCGAAGGTGAAGATCCAAGGAACGGGTTTGATCAAATAG